One Nicotiana sylvestris chromosome 12, ASM39365v2, whole genome shotgun sequence genomic window carries:
- the LOC104249461 gene encoding transcription elongation factor SPT6 homolog, producing MAGKNVISDDEDEVGIEEEERDEEPVDGDAVDERDEEDEDEEEDEEGQDEYEKDGFIVDDVEEEEEEDEEDRADSDDERQKKKKRKKRESERNYMLDEDDYELLQESNIAVPRPKLESKKFKRLKKAQRDMDDARSGFSEEEEFDETGRRGRTAEEKLEHSLFGDDEGQPLEDIAEEEERLEEEEDADIGEEDEMADFIVDEEEVDEHGAPIRRKKVNKKKSRQASGVSSSALQEAHDIFGDVDELLLRRKQDRAKSGKHDESGEWSERRLEDEFDPTILAEKYMTEKDEHIRKIDVPERMQLSEESTGPVPPEAISVEESNWIYNQLAAGVVPFFKIKKKDSGKSDEESELPIDKDDIMRFLDLMHGQKLDVPFIAMYRKEECMSLLKDPEEDETSDDGPNNSDKKPAVRRQKVLWAIQDLDRKWLLLQKRKSALELYYKKRFQEESRRVYDETRLKLNQQLFESITKSLQAADCEREVDDVDSKFNLHFPPGEVGVDEGQYKRPKRKSQYSICSKAGLWEVASKLGYSAEQFGSHMSCESMGDLLEDARETPEEMASNFTCAMFETPQAVLKGARHMAAVEISCEPSVRKQVRKTFMDDAKVSTSPTPDGNVVIDSFHQFAGVKWLRDKPLSDFEDAQWLLIQKAEEEKLLKVTIKLPEVVLDKLITDSRDHYLSDGVSKSAQLWNEQRKLILEDAFFNFLLPSMEKEARSLLTSRAKSWLLLEYGKFLWNKVSVGPYQRRESDVGSDEELAPRVMACCWGPGKPATTFVMLDSSGEVLDILYAGSLSLRGQNVNDEQRKKNDQQRLLKFMMDHQPHVVVLGAVNLSCTRLKEDIYEIIFKMVEDNPRDVGHEMDNLNIIYGDETLPHLYENSRISVDQLPGQSGIVRRAVALGRYLQNPLAMVATLCGPGREILSWKLSTLDSFLTPDEKYGMVEQVMVDVTNQVGVDLNLAISHEWLFAPLQFISGLGPRKAASLQRSLVRQQTIFTRKDILTEHHLGKKVFVNAVGFLRVRRSGYTANSNTYIDLLDDTRIHPESYGLAQELAKDIYLNDIGEENNDDDELLEMAIEHVREKPHLARLLKVPNYAKAKDRQDKEETLNDIRLELMQGFQDWRRQYVEPSQDEEFYMISGESEETLSEGRIVQATVRRVQPQKAICALESGLTGILTKEDSSDDWREVNDLTEKMREGDILTCRIKSIQKNRYQVFLSCKENDMRNNRYQNNQNLDPYYHEDRSSLQAEKDKVRKEKELAKKHFKPRMIVHPRFKNITADESMEFLSDKEPGESIVRPSSRGPSYLTLTLKVYDGVYAHKDIVEGGKEHKDITSLLRIGKTLKIGEDTFEDLDEVMDRYVDPLVAHLKAMLNYRKFRKGSKAEVDELLRIEKSEYPMRIVYSFGISHEHPGTFILTYIRSSNPHHEYVGLYPKGFKFRKRMFEDIDRLVAYFQRHIDDPHDSAPSIRSVAAMVPMRSPAGGGSGFGGSWGGSSNDSGRRGGQSGDRDSRPGRNDYRNRSSQDDPSGLPPRPYGGGGRGRGRGRGRGTYGRGRGNNDNDGQDSDYGTQKWGSKEGGGGWGAEVQNSPARDTFSGGWSGGGSGAGGGSGDGGGWGGNGGGAGWGQDTGGQSDDSGWGGGKKGSQSGGSGGW from the exons AAGAAGGTCAGGATGAATATGAAAAAGATGGGTTTATAGTAGATGATgtggaagaagaagaggaagaggatgaagaAGATAGAGCTGACAGTGATGATGAGaggcaaaagaagaagaaaaggaagaaaag GGAGTCAGAGAGGAATTACATGCTTGACGAAGATGATTATGAACTTCTCCAGGAAAGCAACATTGCGGTGCCTCGTCCGAAACTT GAGAGCAAAAAGTTCAAGCGGCTAAAAAAAGCTCAGAGGGATATGGATGATGCGCGTTCTGGTTTTTCTGAGGAGGAGGAGTTTGACGAAACTGGGAGGCGTGGGCGTACAGCTGAGGAGAAGCTCGAGCATAGCTTATTTGGTGATGATGAAG GGCAACCACTCGAGGATATTGCTGAGGAGGAAGAGCGGCTGGAGGAAGAAGAGGATGCTGACATTGGAGAGGAAGATGAAATGGCCGACTTTATTGTTGATGAAGAAGAAGTTGATGAACATGGTGCTCCTATTAG AAGGAAGAAGGTGAACAAAAAGAAGTCCAGGCAGGCATCAGGAGTTTCGTCTTCTGCTCTCCAGGAAGCCCATGACATATTTGGTGATGTTGATGAACTTTTATTGCGTCGAAAACAAGACCGGGCAAAATCAGGCAAGCACGACGAATCTGGTGAATGGAGTGAAAGGAgacttgaagatgaatttgatCCTACTATTCTAGCTGAGAAGTATATGACAGAGAAGGATGAGCACATTCGGAAAATAGATGTCCCTgaaagaatgcag TTATCTGAGGAAAGCACTGGTCCTGTGCCACCTGAAGCTATTAGTGTGGAAGAGAGTAACTGGATCTACAATCAGCTTGCTGCTGGCGTTGTGCCTTTCTTTAAGATTAAGAAGAAAGATAGTGGGAAAAGTGATGAAGAGAGTGAGCTACCAATAGATAAAGATGACATTATGAGATTTCTGGATTTGATGCATGGACAGAAGCTTGAT GTCCCATTCATTGCCATGTACCGGAAAGAGGAATGCATGAGCTTATTAAAGGATCCAGAAGAGGATGAAACTAGTGATGATGGCCCCAATAATTCTGACAAAAAGCCTGCTGTAAGACGGCAGAAG GTGCTTTGGGCAATCCAAGATTTAGACAGAAAGTGGCTCCTCCTTCAGAAGCGGAAGTCTGCGCTCGAGTTATACTATAAGAAGCGCTTTCAAGAAGAGTCCCGTAGGGTGTATGATGAAACACGTCTAAAGTTGAATCAACAACTCTTTGAATCAATTACAAAATCACTCCAGGCGGCTGACTGTGAAAgagaggttgatgatgttgacTCAAAATTTAACTTGCACTTCCCACCTGGAGAGGTTGGTGTGGATGAAGGACAATATAAGAGGCCAAAGAGGAAATCACAATACAGTATTTGCAGCAAAGCCGGCTTATGGGAAGTTGCAAGCAAGTTGGGATATAGTGCCGAACAATTTGGTTCACACATGTCTTGTGAAAGTATG GGGGATTTGCTGGAGGATGCTAGGGAAACACCAGAGGAGATGGCGTCGAACTTCACCTGCGCAATGTTTGAAACACCGCAAGCTGTGCTTAAAGGCGCTAGACACATG GCGGCAGTTGAGATAAGCTGTGAACCTAGTGTCCGGAAACAGGTGCGTAAGACCTTTATGGATGACGCCAAAGTATCAACGAGTCCTACTCCTGATGGGAATGTGGTGATTGATTCCTTCCATCAATTTGCTGGAGTAAAGTGGTTACGGGATAAACCTCTCTCTGATTTTGAGGATGCACAGTGGCTTCTCATACAGAAGGCTGAAGAGGAGAAACTCCTCAAAGTTACTATCAAGTTGCCCGAAGTTGTTCTTGACAAGCTGATAACTGACTCGAGAGATCATTATCTCAGTGATGGTGTGAGTAAATCTGCTCAGTTATGGAATGAGCAGAGAAAGTTAATACTTGAGGatgcatttttcaattttcttctgCCTTCGATGGAGAAGGAAGCTAGGTCGTTGCTGACGAGTAGAGCTAAGAGCTGGCTGCTTTTGGAATATGGAAAATTTTTGTGGAATAAAGTGTCTGTGGGACCATATCAACGCAGAGAAAGTGATGTCGGCTCTGATGAAGAGCTTGCGCCCAGGGTTATGGCTTGCTGTTGGGGCCCTGGAAAGCCAGCAACTACTTTTGTGATGTTGGATTCGTCGGGAGAGGTTCTGGATATCCTGTATGCTGGGTCTCTCAGCCTTCGTGGGCAGAATGTTAATGATGAGCAGCGGAAGAAGAATGACCAGCAGAGACTGTTAAAATTCATGATGGACCACCAACCACATGTTGTGGTGCTGGGAGCTGTAAATCTATCTTGTACACGGCTTAAGGAGGATATTTATGAG ATAATTTTCAAAATGGTGGAGGATAATCCAAGAGATGTTGGTCATGAGATGGATAATTTGAACATAATATATGGAGACGAAACCCTTCCACATCTCTATGAGAATTCCCGCATTTCAGTGGACCAGCTCCCTGGGCAGTCAG GTATTGTTAGGCGCGCTGTGGCACTGGGACGTTATCTTCAAAATCCTTTAGCAATGGTAGCGACATTGTGTGGACCAGGCAGGGAGATTTTATCTTGGAAGCTGAGTACTTTAGATAGTTTTCTTACACCAGATGAGAAGTATGGGATGGTTGAACAGGTTATGGTTGATGTAACTAACCAGGTGGGTGTTGATCTTAATTTGGCTATAAGTCATGAATGGTTGTTTGCCCCTTTGCAATTTATTTCGGGGCTAGGTCCCAGAAAGGCAGCATCTCTTCAAAGATCCTTGGTAAGACAGCAGACAATCTTCACTAGGAAGGATATCTTGACTGAACATCATCTTGGTAAAAAGGTATTTGTGAATGCAGTTGGCTTCTTGCGAGTAAGGCGTAGTGGATACACTGCTAACAGTAATACATATATTGACTTGTTGGATGATACAAGGATCCACCCAGAATCCTATGGTCTTGCACAGGAGTTGGCCAAAGATATTTATCTTAATGATATCGGTGAagaaaataatgatgatgatgaactGCTTGAAATGGCAATAGAGCATGTTAGAGAGAAGCCACATCTGGCGAGGTTACTTAAAGTTCCAAACTACGCCAAAGCCAAAGATCGTCAGGACAAAGAGGAAACTCTCAACGATATAAGGTTAGAGCTGATGCAAGGGTTTCAAGATTGGCGTAGACAGTATGTGGAGCCAAGCCAGGATGAGGAGTTCTATATGATTTCTGGCGAGTCTGAGGAGACACTTTCCGAGGGAAGAATTGTGCAGGCAACAGTTCGCCGAGTTCAACCTCAGAAAGCTATCTGTGCTCTCGAGTCTGGATTGACTGGCATTCTTACCAAAGAAGATTCTTCAGATGATTGGAGAGAGGTCAATGATTTGACTGAAAAAATGCGTGAAGGTGATATCTTAACTTGCAGAATCAAGTCGATCCAAAAAAATCGGTACCAGGTTTTCCTTAGCTGTAAAGAGAATGATATGAGAAATAATAGGTATCAGAATAATCAGAACTTGGATCCATACTACCATGAAGATCGCAGTAGTTTACAGGCTGAAAAGGATAAAGTTCGTAAAGAAAAGGAGCTTGCAAAGAAGCATTTCAAGCCAAGGATGATAGTTCATCCTCGATTCAAAAATATAACGGCAGATGAATCAATGGAG TTCTTGTCGGACAAGGAACCGGGTGAAAGTATCGTACGTCCCAGCTCACGCGGACCATCTTATTTGACTTTAACTCTCAAAGTGTACGATGGAGTTTATGCTCACAAGGATATTGTGGAAGGTGGAAAGGAACATAAGGACATAACAAGCTTGCTCCGTATCGGAAAAACACTGAAAATAGGAGAGGATACTTTTGAGGATTTAGATGAG GTAATGGATCGGTATGTCGATCCATTAGTAGCTCATTTGAAGGCAATGCTGAATTACCGCAAGTTTAGGAAGGGATCAAAGGCAGAAGTTGATGAACTTTTGAGAATTGAGAAATCTGAGTACCCTATGAGGATTGTCTATAGCTTTGGTATTTCTCATGAACACCCTGGGACATTCATTTTGACTTACATACGGAGTTCCAACCCGCACCATGAGTATGTTGGTCTGTACCCGAAAGGATTTAAATTCCGCAAGAGGATGTTTGAAGATATTGATCGCCTTGTGGCATATTTTCAAAGACATATTGATGATCCCCATGACTCTGCACCATCAATACGATCAGTTGCAGCGATGGTACCTATGCGCAGCCCTGCAGGTGGGGGCTCAGGATTTGGTGGCAGTTGGGGTGGTTCATCCAATGATAGTGGTCGAAGAGGTGGTCAGTCTGGGGACAGAGATTCTAGACCAG GTAGAAATGACTACAGAAATCGAAGCAGTCAGGATGATCCAAGTGGGTTGCCGCCCAGGCCCTATGGTGGTGGTGGTCGTGGGCGTGGGCGAGGACGTGGTCGGGGAACATATGGACGTGGTAGAGGAAATAACGACAATGACGGGCAAGATTCAGATTATGGCACTCAAAAGTGGGGTTCTAAGGAAGGTGGAGGAGGATGGGGTGCAGAAGTCCAAAATTCACCTGCTAGAGACACTTTCTCTGGTGGTTGGAGTGGTGGTGGAAGTGGTGCCGGAGGTGGTAGCGGAGACGGAGGTGGTTGGGGAGGCAATGGTGGTGGTGCTGGCTGGGGGCAGGATACCGGTGGTCAGTCCGATGATTCTGGCTGGGGTGGCGGTAAAAAGGGTTCACAATCCGGTGGCAGCGGAGGGTGGTGA